The following are encoded in a window of Castanea sativa cultivar Marrone di Chiusa Pesio chromosome 9, ASM4071231v1 genomic DNA:
- the LOC142609977 gene encoding thaumatin-like protein — protein sequence MPTSQFLLPLLLYLMASLSSTYGAQLILVNNCNESVWPAILGGAGQPTPKDGGFHLGSGEEVVMDVNEKWSGRIWGRQGCSFDNNGKGSCDTGDCFGQLQCKGKGGIPPATVVEMTLGTSNSPLHYYDVSLVDGFNLPVSMKPVGGGVGCGVASCEIDLNICCPSSLEVKIGGKVVGCKSACLAMQSAKYCCTGDYANPKTCKPTLFAHLFKAICPKAYSYAFDDSTSLNKCRASRYVITFCPPP from the exons ATGCCAACTTCCCAATTTCTCTTACCTCTTCTCCTCTATCTAATGGCATCTCTCTCCTCCACAT ATGGGGCACAACTCATTCTAGTCAACAATTGCAATGAGAGTGTATGGCCCGCTATACTTGGTGGTGCAGGGCAGCCCACACCTAAAGATGGAGGTTTCCATCTGGGCAGTGGCGAGGAAGTTGTTATGGATGTGAATGAAAAGTGGTCAGGAAGGATTTGGGGCAGGCAAGGCTGTTCCTTTGATAATAATGGAAAAGGCTCATGTGACACTGGGGATTGTTTTGGCCAATTACAATGCAAGGGAAAAGGTGGTATTCCACCAGCAACTGTGGTTGAAATGACACTCGGGACCTCTAATTCGCCTTTACATTACTATGATGTGAGTTTGGTTGATGGCTTCAATTTGCCTGTATCAATGAAACCTGTTGGTGGTGGTGTCGGGTGTGGTGTTGCGTCGTGTGAGATTGATTTGAACATTTGCTGCCCTTCATCATTGGAAGTGAAGATAGGAGGCAAGGTGGTGGGATGCAAGAGTGCCTGCTTGGCCATGCAATCGGCTAAGTATTGCTGCACAGGGGACTATGCTAACCCAAAGACTTGCAAGCCTACTCTATTTGCACATCTCTTTAAGGCTATTTGCCCCAAGGCTTATAGTTATGCTTTTGATGACTCTACCAGCCTCAACAAATGCAGGGCTTCACGGTATGTTATCACTTTCTGCCCTCCCCCGTAA
- the LOC142610625 gene encoding uncharacterized protein LOC142610625 isoform X1: MIRVAAKLTRATSSAVRSAGLGPNSHAPCLFCLTPPSPPFRLLHDGTNGPDANPVAIQMIDYALSHARSQKSEESYGQGLLVLEQCLSTHLSKGQDAENSRGLVLLAMSTLCSERGNFDEAIEKLQGIEELRQSSLGVRVAAMEALVGLLLELGQDDASSVIADKCLKLVEKEEPKTGGGNPVVLSARAKAAKGLVELVHGNLELANTFLKGCGNNEGSIGSVALSYGELLHATQNFSLAKEIYKKVIQGASENKDFSDLHAFAACNMSSEEVLLAATCALGQLEAHMGNFGDAEDILTRALSKTEGHFGSHHPKVGVVLTCLALMFRHKARQEQSSSLMIQEGLYRKAIELLKAPPLETDDTETKAGRSDVVALARGGYAEALCVQQNRKVQGEKMRSWAEAAWTNRRLSLAEALEISDPSSKVPVIDARICRAL, from the exons ATGATACGCGTCGCAGCTAAGCTCACTAGAGCCACCAGCTCCGCCGTACGATCCGCCGGGCTGGGCCCCAACTCCCATGCACCTTGCCTTTTCTGTCTaacaccaccatcaccaccgtTCAGATTACTCCATGATGGAACTAACGGCCCAGATGCGAACCCAGTTGCTATTCAAATGATCGATTACGCTCTCTCTCATGCTAGGTCCCAAAAATCAG AGGAATCGTACGGACAAGGTCTTCTGGTATTGGAGCAATGCCTTTCCACTCATTTGAGTAAGGGCCAAGATGCTGAGAATTCAAGGGGTTTGGTCTTGTTGGCCATGTCTACCTTATGCTCtgaaag AGGGAATTTTGATGAAGCAATTGAGAAACTTCAGGGAATCGAAGAATTAAGGCAATCCTCTTTAGGTGTTAGag TTGCTGCAATGGAAGCTCTTGTTGGTCTTCTTCTAGAGTTGGGTCAG GATGATGCTTCATCAGTGATCGCAGATAAATGCTTAAAACTGGTTGAGAAAGAAGAACCGAAAACGGGTGGTGGAAACCCTGTGGTCTTAAGTGCTCGTGCTAAAGCAGCTAAAGGGCTGGTTGAGCTTGTACATGGTAATCTGGAATTAG CGAATACATTTTTGAAAGGATGTGGGAACAATGAAGGAAGCATTG GTAGTGTTGCTCTATCATATGGAGAACTCTTGCATGCCACGCAGAACTTTTCATTGGCAAAAGAGATatacaaaaaagtaattcaagGGGCATCTGAGAATAAAGATTTTAGTGATTTGCATGCCTTTGCAGCTTGTAATATGTCCTCAGAGGAAGTATTGTTGGCAGCCACTTGTGCTTTAGGACAGCTTGAGGCACACATGGG GAACTTCGGTGATGCAGAGGACATATTGACAAGGGCATTATCAAAAACAGAGGGTCATTTTG GCTCTCATCATCCAAAGGTTGGGGTTGTCTTAACTTGCTTAGCACTTATGTTTCGCCATAAAGCAAGGCAGGAGCAATCAAGTTCTCTTATGATTCAAGAG GGACTTTATAGAAAGGCAATAGAGTTGCTGAAAGCCCCACCATTGGAGACTGATG ATACAGAAACAAAGGCTGGTAGAAGTGATGTAGTGGCCCTTGCAAGAG GTGGGTATGCAGAAGCACTTTGTGTCCAACAGAATAGAAAGGTTCaaggagagaaaatgaggagtTGGGCTGAGGCTGCATGGACGAACCGCAGGCTGTCACTGGCTGAGGCACTAGAAATATCAGACCCATCTTCCAAAGTGCCTGTTATAGATGCTCGAATCTGCAGGGCACTGTAA
- the LOC142610625 gene encoding uncharacterized protein LOC142610625 isoform X2 — protein MIRVAAKLTRATSSAVRSAGLGPNSHAPCLFCLTPPSPPFRLLHDGTNGPDANPVAIQMIDYALSHARSQKSEESYGQGLLVLEQCLSTHLSKGQDAENSRGLVLLAMSTLCSERGNFDEAIEKLQGIEELRQSSLGVRVAAMEALVGLLLELGQDDASSVIADKCLKLVEKEEPKTGGGNPVVLSARAKAAKGLVELVHGNLELGSVALSYGELLHATQNFSLAKEIYKKVIQGASENKDFSDLHAFAACNMSSEEVLLAATCALGQLEAHMGNFGDAEDILTRALSKTEGHFGSHHPKVGVVLTCLALMFRHKARQEQSSSLMIQEGLYRKAIELLKAPPLETDDTETKAGRSDVVALARGGYAEALCVQQNRKVQGEKMRSWAEAAWTNRRLSLAEALEISDPSSKVPVIDARICRAL, from the exons ATGATACGCGTCGCAGCTAAGCTCACTAGAGCCACCAGCTCCGCCGTACGATCCGCCGGGCTGGGCCCCAACTCCCATGCACCTTGCCTTTTCTGTCTaacaccaccatcaccaccgtTCAGATTACTCCATGATGGAACTAACGGCCCAGATGCGAACCCAGTTGCTATTCAAATGATCGATTACGCTCTCTCTCATGCTAGGTCCCAAAAATCAG AGGAATCGTACGGACAAGGTCTTCTGGTATTGGAGCAATGCCTTTCCACTCATTTGAGTAAGGGCCAAGATGCTGAGAATTCAAGGGGTTTGGTCTTGTTGGCCATGTCTACCTTATGCTCtgaaag AGGGAATTTTGATGAAGCAATTGAGAAACTTCAGGGAATCGAAGAATTAAGGCAATCCTCTTTAGGTGTTAGag TTGCTGCAATGGAAGCTCTTGTTGGTCTTCTTCTAGAGTTGGGTCAG GATGATGCTTCATCAGTGATCGCAGATAAATGCTTAAAACTGGTTGAGAAAGAAGAACCGAAAACGGGTGGTGGAAACCCTGTGGTCTTAAGTGCTCGTGCTAAAGCAGCTAAAGGGCTGGTTGAGCTTGTACATGGTAATCTGGAATTAG GTAGTGTTGCTCTATCATATGGAGAACTCTTGCATGCCACGCAGAACTTTTCATTGGCAAAAGAGATatacaaaaaagtaattcaagGGGCATCTGAGAATAAAGATTTTAGTGATTTGCATGCCTTTGCAGCTTGTAATATGTCCTCAGAGGAAGTATTGTTGGCAGCCACTTGTGCTTTAGGACAGCTTGAGGCACACATGGG GAACTTCGGTGATGCAGAGGACATATTGACAAGGGCATTATCAAAAACAGAGGGTCATTTTG GCTCTCATCATCCAAAGGTTGGGGTTGTCTTAACTTGCTTAGCACTTATGTTTCGCCATAAAGCAAGGCAGGAGCAATCAAGTTCTCTTATGATTCAAGAG GGACTTTATAGAAAGGCAATAGAGTTGCTGAAAGCCCCACCATTGGAGACTGATG ATACAGAAACAAAGGCTGGTAGAAGTGATGTAGTGGCCCTTGCAAGAG GTGGGTATGCAGAAGCACTTTGTGTCCAACAGAATAGAAAGGTTCaaggagagaaaatgaggagtTGGGCTGAGGCTGCATGGACGAACCGCAGGCTGTCACTGGCTGAGGCACTAGAAATATCAGACCCATCTTCCAAAGTGCCTGTTATAGATGCTCGAATCTGCAGGGCACTGTAA
- the LOC142610626 gene encoding light-harvesting complex-like protein OHP1, chloroplastic → MVVEPKPMASSSSIISSPLLLPSRAPINHRNQQLTLFNNRNAAYFKNRVSFRVLAAKLPAGVEMPKVEPKFGAPFLGFTKTAETWNSRACMIGLIGTFIVELIIKRGILQVIGVDIGKGLDIPL, encoded by the exons ATGGTTGTAGAACCAAAACCAATGGCATCTTCATCTTCCATAATATCTTCTCCTCTCCTCCTTCCCTCCAGAGCTCCAATAAATCATCGAAACCAACAACTAACTCTTTTCAATAATCGTAATGCTGCATATTTCAAGAACCGGGTCTCCTTCAGAGTCCTTGCTGCAAAGCTTCCTGCTGGA GTAGAAATGCCGAAAGTAGAGCCAAAATTCGGAGCCCCTTTTCTTGGTTTCACAAAGACAGCTGAAACTTGGAATTCTAGAGCTTGTATGATTGGACTTATTGGAACTTTCATTGTAGAATTA ATAATAAAAAGGGGGATATTACAGGTAATTGGTGTGGATATAGGCAAAGGTCTTGATATTCCACTGTGA
- the LOC142608578 gene encoding putative cyclin-D7-1, whose protein sequence is MESLLCDESWLSSPATPIHQHTPKHHSSEIYYCSFYTAKEDCEQAFAIYLEKEMSYMPEASYIEHLRSKNLIFARFRAIQWLFRSRSRLNLSFETAFHAASYLDRFISMNQCNGWEHWMVELLSVACLSIASKFSETCTPNLHEIQMENLDHSFHPSTIQQMELKLLEALGWRLGSTTAYSYVELLMWSTDSLKPHLHEEFITRVTKLLLGAISDSKVVEFRPSVIAVSALWCSLDELHPSTFDAYLASLTRHFNQSQKDDLVRCHMIMEAQQVGLIDNDNGYYYDCPSSPTTVLPKQPIDICDCSLNFSFLKMRGPNVSLNSSMKKRKREED, encoded by the exons ATGGAAAGCTTGCTTTGTGATGAATCGTGGCTATCTAGCCCAGCAACACCTATTCATCAACATACACCTAAGCACCACAGTTCAGAGATCTACTATTGTTCGTTTTATACGGCTAAGGAAGATTGTGAGCAGGCCTTTGCTATATACCTAGAGAAGGAGATGAGTTACATGCCTGAAGCTAGTTATATTGAGCATCTCCGGTCGAAAAATTTGATCTTTGCTAGATTTAGAGCTATTCAATGGCTTTTCAGG TCTAGAAGTCGCTTGAATCTCTCTTTTGAAACTGCTTTTCATGCTGCAAGTTACCTTGATCGATTCATATCCATGAATCAATGCAAT ggaTGGGAACATTGGATGGTTGAATTGTTGTCTGTTGCGTGCTTATCTATTGCCTCCAAGTTCAGTGAAACCTGCACTCCTAACTTGCATGAAATTCAG ATGGAGAATTTGGACCATTCATTTCATCCAAGCACTATCCAACAGATGGAATTGAAGCTGTTAGAGGCACTAGGATGGCGCCTTGGCTCTACAACTGCTTATTCTTATGTTGAACTGTTGATGTGGAGTACTGACTCTTTGAAACCTCACCTCCATGAGGAGTTTATTACCCGAGTAACCAAGTTACTTCTTGGGGCTATTTCAG ATTCAAAAGTGGTGGAATTTAGGCCAAGCGTTATTGCAGTATCTGCACTTTGGTGCAGTCTAGACGAGTTACACCCATCAACATTCGATGCCTACCTAGCCTCTCTGACAAGACACTTTAATCAATCTCAAAAG GATGATCTAGTGAGGTGCCATATGATCATGGAAGCTCAGCAGGTTGGTTTGATAGATAATGATAATGGGTACTATTATGATTGCCCTTCAAGTCCCACCACAGTGTTGCCGAAGCAGCCCATTGACATATGTGATTGCAGTCTTAATTTCTCTTTCTTGAAGATGCGTGGTCCAAATGTCAGTCTCAATTCAAgtatgaagaaaagaaagagagaagaagactAA